In Rhinolophus sinicus isolate RSC01 linkage group LG18, ASM3656204v1, whole genome shotgun sequence, the sequence CCTGCAGCCCAATTCCACCAAGGTGAGCAGGCCCCGCCCACCTTCTCACCTCCCACCTGTCCACCTGTCCAGCGCTGCCCTGACAGGCCCATGCCCTGCAGCCCTGAGGCCTGACGTGTCTGGTGCTCTTCTGCCTAGAACTTCCGCCCATCTGGAGGTTCCGTGCTTCACAGCCCTGGGGCCATGTTGTAAGTACACTGCTGGGAGGGGTGCCCAGGAGCGCCTTCCACACCCCAACCCTCTGCACCTCAGGGGCTGGGGTGCTCAGggccctcccctttccccacaGCGAGTGGGGTTCCCAGCGCCTGGAGGTGAGCCATGTCCACAAGGTGGAGTCTGTGATCCCGTGGCTCAATGATGCCCTCGTCTTCTTCACCGTCTCCCTGCAGCTCTGCCAGCAGCTCAAGGATAAGGTGGGGGCACCGGGGCGGCGGGTTGAGGCTGGGCCACACTCTCAGACAGACTGGGCCAGCCATGCAGCAGGCTGCTAAGCCctttcattttggggggattcCGAGGGCTCTTGTCACACCTCCAAAGCACCCCAAATCTTAAGGTCCAGTGTACCCTCCGCACACACCAGGCAGATGGGCCATGGTGTTGCTGGGCAATAGTACCATCTCCGATACACTGACCTAGGATGACCTTGAAATCTCACCTGGGTCACCGGGTACAGCAGGGGCCAGGCCTCCCAGCACCACCACTCACCACGTCACCTgacttttctccctccccagatCTCCGTGTTCTCCAGCTACTGGAGCTACAGGCCGTTCTAAGCAGAGCGCCCAACAGCCTGTTCCCCTGGGAAGTGGCCCCTGCCCAGGGGTTCCCTGTCCCCACCGGACACAGCCCTTGGTGTGTGGGCCAGAGCCAGAGCCACCACTACCAGCAATGTACTTCCCTCTTTGTCCGTCTTGCCCATCACATTTGCACAGATGGGAGTGAACACTGGAACCTTGCGGGGGAAGGGACGCTggcttgctttttgttttggatGGGGGTGGGTCAGGAAGGTAGGGCCAGAGGTGGCCCACATTCCTAGTTCTGCCCTTTGGACTCAAGGTGGGGCCTGGTCCAGGGCTCTTCCCCGCTTCGCTGCTTGCCTGCTGAGCTGACCCCAGCATGGCAGCTGCCCCCTGGATAGTGAGGTGCAGCCACACCCCGCTTCCCGCTGGAAGGTGAGGGGTGGGTGGTGACCCGAAGCTGTGAgttgggaaggaaggaggtggaAAATGGCAGACAGAAGCCACTCACCATGAGCTGGAGAGCCCTTGACTGTGTTTGCTTGGCAATACCACTAGGGCCTCCAAGAAATAAAGACCGTCCGACTTTGCCTGGAACCCCTCTGTCTACATGTCTGTCTGCGTGGGGACAGGTTGGGGGTCCCTGTTGGTGAGAGCTGGGTGGACGACCCAGTGACTGAGCCCCTGCCTCCTCACACCACCTTTAAGCAGGTCCCCCCAGCTGCCGAGGGGATGAGTCGGGTGATGACAGGGGCTTTGCCTGTGGGGTTGGGCCCCAAGTCTGACCCCAGCTTCCCCTCCCATAGGGGGGGCGGTTACTTAAGGTCTCCTGGTGACAGCCAGGCCACCGAAGGCTGTGAGGGACCAGGTGGGCATTGAGATGGAGCAGTGAGTGCCCGCACTGCCTACCCCTTGAGGGGAGGTCCAAACACACTTCAGACTCAGGCTCTGGGCAAACAAGGCCGTTACTGTTACCCAGCAGGACACATAGACAGGGACAGGGGACTCCGTGTTAAGGATCCAGGGCCAGGTTATCCACACCCATGGAGGTTTCCTGCAAGAGAGGCACAGAGGGGCCCCGGTGGGCTTCACTCCTTCCCTGCTCGCCCCCTCCAGGGGAGGCCCAGCAGCCTCCCCACCAGCGCCTCCTGCATCCCGGTGCCGTTCCTACCTGCCAGCGGCCAGCAGGACTCACCTGCTTGGCTCTCACCTTCCGGGATCTGGAGCTCtggtggcagcagcagcggcagcagcagtggcagcagcagtgcATGCAGGCCAGCAGGAACAGGAGCAGCACGGTGcctgggggcggggtgggtgTCCAGACATGGCCCTCGGCCTGGGACCTGGCACGGGGGGCTGAGGGGCCAGACACAGAGACCACACTCACCCACGAAGATGAGGAAGATGACGAAGGCAGCAGTGTCCCACTGGGACTGGAACAGGTGTCGGGACTTCAGTCTCCCCAGCACTTCCTGGGCCGTGCTCTCCAGCTCCTCCAGGTTGTCCATCTCAGCTGGGTCCTGGGTGCCACCTGCCCCAGCGCCCAGAGGGAGCCCCTCAGAACCCTGGGCTCCTCTGGGACCAGGCTACTAGAGGCCTCCCAGTCCAGCCCTGCCCCTTTCACACCACCCCTCCAGGCCCCAGCctcacttccctcctctccttgctCAGTCCTTCTGATCCTGCTCCTGACCTTGGCCTGGGCAGCCCACTCCCCAGAGCAGCCCACCCCCAGACCCCAACCTGCCTCGGAGCACCCCCAGCCAGGCAGGTTCTAGCTCCTGGAAGCACAGACTACTTCCTGCTTCCGTATCCACACTACCTGAGGCCTTGGCAaccagccccaccctccccagagCCAGCCTGGGGCTGCTGAGCTCAGCGGGCAGGGCCGAGGCCCCAGCAGGCACTTCTCCCCTCCTCACCACCGCAGGTGCTGGGGGACCCTGGAGGAGGCTCCAGGCCTGTCCGCCGCCTCATTCCAGGGCTTTTGAACTTTGTCTCCACAGAACAGACAAGCAGCCTGGAACGACTGGGTACTCATGTGCTGTTGACTTcatgaatgaagaaaacacaaagagaaagagaagagaggcagggaggagggtaaaaagaagaaaggaggggaaaggaggtagGGAGAAGTTGAGTCTGTCCCACCCCCTTTCTTGGGCCGCTGGGATGTGCCCGGCATCATAATAAGAGTCTGGACCCTGATTTTCTCTGTTCTGATCCTCGCAATAACCCATGGTTATCGTCTCTCAAATGATCTCTTTCCCCAGAACTGGGGGCCTGGGGCCCCTGACCCTGTCCAGCAAGGCAGCTGTCACTCCTGCCTCCTCACAGAGAGCACAGACATGCGTCCAGGCCCCCCAGAGGCCAGAGACTGCTCAGCACTGTAAACCGTGTGGTCCCAATTTCTTGTTTGTGTGGTGCTTATGTGGTCTAGCAGGAAAGAACACACCAGCTAATGTGAGGCTATGCATACATTCTCTAGTTTACTCCCCATGGCAATCCCAAAGTGGGTATCATTGCtattcccgttttacagatgtGAAAGCTGAGGCCTTGAGGAGCTCAGCAACCAGCTCCAGACACACATCTAAAGGATTCAtttcctattgttgctgtaacatactaccacaaacttagtggcttaaaagaataaaatttattaccTCACAGCTGTGGAGGTCAGAGTCTAAAAGGGTttgcagggctgtgttccttccagaggctctagggCAGAACCCattccttgcctttcccagcttctagaggccacatTCCTTGGTTCATGCCCAGCCCCATCACTTCAGTTTCTGCTTCTATCCTCACATCTCTGACTCtaccttcctgcctccctcttataaggaacCCTGTGATGACATTGGCCCCAGGGATGATCTCCCCACCAAAATCCTTACTCACATCTGCAGAATCCCTTTGTCACGTAAGGTGATGTATTCACAGGTGACAGGGATAAGGGTGGAGATATCTTTAGGAGCCATGATTCTGCCAACACTCCCAGTGAGCAGAGAAGTCAGAATTGGGACACAGGCATTCAGATCCCAGAGCCCTTGACCAACATGTTATGGGGTCTTCTGTGCTGGGATCCCCATCTTACTACCTACATCCCCTCCGTCGCATTCTGAGATCTCAGATTCCTGCTGCAGAGGGAGAGTAGTTTTGAAATGACTGGAATGTACTATTGCAAAAGGAGGGGGGTGCAgcccctgtggaaaacagtctggcagttccttaaaagtTATACATAGTGTTATCATATGACCCcgcaattccactccttggtgTATACCAAAGAGAATTGGAAACAAGTActcaaaagacttgtacacaactGTTGACAGCAGCTCTAATCACAACAGCCAAGGTGGAAGCCACCCCAGTGTCCATCAacttaatgaatggataaaacgtggtctatccatacagtggaatattatgcagccgtaaaaaggaatgaagcaccgGTACaggccacaacatggatgaacctggaaaacatcatgctcagtgaaagagGCCAGCCACAAAAGGCCACggattgtatgattccatttatatgaaatgtctagaacaggCATATTCATGAGAGACAGAAGTTAGTGGTCGCcaggggatggggcagggggatGGGGAATGAGTGCTTAGTGGTTATGGGGTTTCCTTTAGGGGTGATGAACATATCTgagaactagatagaggtggttTTGCAACATTGTGAACGTACTAAATGCCTCTGATCTACTCACGTTAAAATGGCTAACGGTTAATGTTATGTGACTTTTATCTCAGTTGGAAGAAAAACCGGGGAGGGAGGCTGATGACTGTggccccgccccccccaccacACTTGGCCTGCCTGGGTGGACAGAGGCCCATggttccttcctctccccactggCCCTCAGTCTTTCAGTTCAGACCTCTGAGCGCCTCTTTTCCTGTTTGTCATTTCCATTATGAAAGTAAGATTTTCTCATTAAAGAAAATCTGTGAAACTCTGAGGTGTTCAAAGCCAAAAACCAGCTGTAGAGCCTCCAGACCCAAACAGAACAATGACGGGTTTGAGGGGGGTGGTTTCGGGTGGATGAGAGCCCCAGACTTGGACCCTGGCCCCAGCCCTTAACACCCAcagtgtgtgacctggggcacAGTTCCTGacccctctctgcctcagtttcctcatctgtaaaatgggtgtgtgAATAGTGTCCCCCCCCTCctcaggttgttgtgaggattgactGTAATAATTGATGTGGAAGCTCCCTTGGCACAATGACGGGACTAGAAAACAAGCACTCAGCAACCGTGGGTTACTCTCACCCCGCTTGTGGCTGTGCTTCCCTCTGGTCCTTTGTCGTGGGTATACATTCGGGCTCACCCGCCATCCTCACACTTGAACCTCCACCTCTCCCAATCAGCATAGCCAAAAGTGTCTTGCAAATAACTGCTGCTTTCTTTCGGCAAACCTGATCCTTCAGTGCGCAAGCCCTGTGAGCACCCAACGAGTCCTGCTTCCCCCCAGTTTTTCAGAATCCCGCATCACTCACATGGGATGGTTTTCCTGGAGAAAGTGCTTTCTCTGCAGAGGAGTTTATTTCCTGAGGGGACATTCCCGAGGCGGAATCTGCACTGGCTCAAGGTCGATCCATGCGGCACTCTTTGGTCATTGCACATAAAGTTCTCATTGGCTATGAGGAGGCAGCCAGCCTCGCTGAATCCCTCAAGAGCTGTGGAGTTGTAGCCTGAAAGATTTCTCTGCTGGGAATGCAACCAAGTTCATTCAGGTCAGACCCTACGGCTCCTCCCACCCAGagccctgcccagcccactcCCATCTTCCAAGCCTTGAGAGTGAAGgttaagtgtggggacagagccaggagtgcagtttccaggctctcgccctcacgtggaaaagtgctcattcgggtaataaatggccatcagcgTGGCTAgtcggccatcagctgtaaccagtgagccattggccactaatataactgctgtggctatgctagtggcaaatgggggctagcaagaagatggtggctgagctagcaaacgTGGATTTCAGTTAGCagggcggagtgtggattgtgcattgcagagaggcagattgcagttagcaagtgaggttggttggcagagacaagtggacagctggttgcggatagtgtggctcctgcttcctgtatctccaacccagccaccagcgagaatatagagatatgactcccctatctatggctccatgggtgttcctttttggcctcaccgtgtcctgcattcttatgtggggagtgggagctgagaccccgcatgacacccagcATGACAGTAAGCCTCTGTTGTCAGGTGTAGAAGGTGAGGAGGTAGAAGAACGTGGGCGGGGGGACAGAAGGCTGGGTGGAGCCCAGCACAGTTGAGGTGAGTGGATTGGGGCAGTTAGTGAGCCCCAGTGGACATGGCAGGGCCAGTAAATAGTTTTACTGGCACACAGACATGCCCATCCCTTATCTGCTGTCACACGACAACGGCAGAGCTGAAGAATAATCGCAACAGAGATTTTAGAATCTGCAAAGCCTAAAACCTGTACTATCTGAGAACTATTTGCCAACACCTGAGACAGAGGATTGCTTAGGGCTGGCAAAATCAGGTGCCAGGAAACAGGTGAGAAAGAACTGGGTGAGATGGACTTGGTAGAAGAACCATCAGCGAGGGGAGGCCGGCTGGCTTAGTGGGTTAGGGCacagtactcataacaccaatgtcgccggttcaattcccacatgggccagtgagctgcgccctccacaactggattgaaaacaatgagttgacttggagctgatgggtcctgaaaaaataCACTggtccctaatattccccaataaaattaaaaaaaaatcagggagaCATTAGGGAGCAAACGAGAGCACATGGCCCAACTAAAGAGGGCAGTTGGAGGCAGCTGTGGGCTGGGCCCATGCTTGCCAGGGCTTACAACCTCTAAGCTACGTTGGAAATCTAGATGTTCATGTGAATAAGAAAAGAGGGACGAGAGAGTGAGCACATGGCGTCAgatcccatctctgccacttcCTCAGTATGTGACCTTGAACGACTTTGACTCTTATCTATAAACGAGGGGAGCTAGGGGTAGTAGCAGCACTTATTTCATAGGACTGTGATGATGATTAAACAAGTTCCCAACCTAAGGCTCCGAGAACAATGCCATGCTCAGACTACAGGgtagatacagagggtgccaaaaaagtatacacattttaagaaaggaaaaaaactaataaaattgtaatactctatatatactggtaacaaaagatgaatacaagtcacatttgacttctgcaattacaagaggtgctcaaagtggttaccatcagcgtccagatacttctgattacagcaaactattgATTGAGTAACGTGTCTAACACGTTGACTAatgtgtccatttgtatacatttttttggcacccccggtatttgcTAATTAATATGTTGATGTTTCAACGCCGACAATTTAAAACACTGTGGTGCCAGCAATGGACAGACTAAAGAAAACCCACTATGTTCTGCTTTCCGGCCATGGGTCACAAGTTTGCTTCCCCTGGCATAGTGATTAAGGGACATGAATTTGGAAGTCGGAGAAACTGGCTGAATGAAGCCCTGCTCTGCCACTCATGCCAGCTAAGTGACATTGGGCAAGGGAGCTGCCCTGGGCACCTCGGGTTACTGCGTATAGTATTAAGTCGGGGTTGTTGTGACGGTTATAGGGTAGTGTCCAGAAAGGGCCTGGCAGAGCAGCTTACCTGtccctgccctgggctccctGCTGCAGAGGAGCCCCCAGATGGGATCACAGAGAGGGGGTGGGGCTCAGATTCTTCAGTTAACtgtcacctcccctccccctcaccacACAAACCAGGGTCTGCCAAGACAGGGCAGCCCCTAAAGCGTCCACAGGAACCCAGAGCCACCAGGTGCCACAGGACgctacttctctctctctctctgtcccccatgGGTCTGGCCCCTGGGCTTTGCTGGGGGAGAGTCTAAGCAGAGAGCCAGCCTGGGCCATGGGTGGGGCAGGAGTGGAAGCTGGGGTCTGGGAGGAACAGACCCCTCGGGCTGGTGCATCTCAGGGTAGGGTTCAGCCTCCCCCTTAAGGCAGTTCCCCCAGGCACCAAACTCCTTGGGCCATGGGGACTTGGGGGCTAGATCAGAAGGCATAATGTGTAGGAGTGGGTGGAAGCAGAACGCAGGAGTCAGGGTTCAGGAATGAGAATGCAGGTGGCCCCCCTCTGGAGCCCCAGTgacccccttctccccaccctacCTGGATGGCAGGCATCGGTCCCATGGACCCCCTGAGGCGGTCCCCCTCCCCCGACTCATCTCAGCCCTCCAGCCCCAGGAGCCCACCCTGCGAGATGCTTGGTTACGTGGGCATCGAGGCTGTGCTAGACCAACTGAAGATCAAGGCCATGAAAATGGGGTTTGAGTTCAACATCATGATGGTGGGTGAGTGAAGGGCAGGGGCTCCTAGGAGGACAGACCAATGGACATGACCCCCCTGGGCCAGGGCATGTCGCCTCACCTCTTGggacctcagtctccccatctgttaAGTGGGCCTATAAAAGTACCTCACAGGGGTGTTGTAGTTAAAAATCTGGGAAACACCGAGTcattaaaggacaaaaatcacccATGAAACCCCAACCAAacccaaacagaacaataaaagtAGAGGCCGAGGCAGGAAGTGGTGAACACCTACTATATTGACATGCTGGTCCCAGCTCTAAACCCACCAAGCAGTATGTGATATCAGGCATGGTCCCTGACCCCTCtctaactcagtttcctcatctggctCAGCACAGTGTTTAGCATTTAGTAAGTTCTCCATGGATCAGTTTATCTGGAATTGCATTTTGATTCATGCAAAATTAATTTCGTAGGTCAAAACTACTAACAAACTAAATACAATAGGACACAAAATATTGGAGTGTGTAGCACCAATTAAAGGTATTATTCTAAGGCAGCTCTGTCCGATAGATACACAACGTGAGCcacatctgtctttttttttttaattggggaaggggaacaggactttattggggaacagtgtgtacttccaggatttttttccaagtctagttgttgtcctttcaatcttagttgtggagggcgcagctcaggtgcaggtccagttgccattgctagttgcagggggcgcagcccaccatcccttgcgggagtcgaggaattgaaccggcaaccttgtggttgagagcccactggcccatgtgggaatcgaaccggcagccttcggcattaggagcatggagcttccAACGCCTGAGAAACTGGGCCGGCCCCACagctgtcatttttaaatttcccagtaGCCACCTTTGAAAAAGGGAAActggtgaaattaattttgatctTCCATTTTCCTTAACCCAATATACTCTCAAATGCTATCATCTCAACATGTAATCCATATAAAAAATTCATGAGATTTTTACGTTCTTTTCGTCGTACCAAATCTCCAAAACCTGGTTCGCATTTTCCACCGAGGGCACATCTCAATCCACACTTTCCATATTGCCAGTGGCAATAGCCAGGTATGGCTCTCGTATTAGTACAGCCCAAGGATAATTTCAGTTTTATGCAAAAGGTGTGTCCTGTGTTGTGACATGGGATGTTTCTTACTGGGGGACACGGTCCTCAGAGCTTGAGAAGCACCCCACAACACAGGCAGGAGGGGTGACTCTCACCATGCagcgaaagaagtcagacacgAAAAAGCACATGCTGCGTCCTTCCCTCAGCCAATGGCGGGCAGAACTGCTCCCTGCTCATAGAAGCCGGGAGTGGGGGTCCCTGGGGGACTGGGAGAATGGCCCCCCATGAGTGGGGCACGAATGGGTGTGGGGGGAGCTGTGTGTTCTGTCTCTAGATCCGGTGCTGCGTACACAGGTTGTTTAGTTTGTAAAAACGTGTTGAactgcccatcaacagatgaatggataaacacagtgGGATCAGTTCATCCAacggaatagtattcagccacgCAAAAGAAACAAGTGGTGCTACATAGCGCAACGCAGAGGAACTTGGGAAATAGTgagctgagtgaaagaagccagacacacaaggccaaatatttcatgattccatttctatgaaatatccagaataggtatcCAAAGAGCCAGGAAGTAGATGAGAGGTGGTGGGGGGCTGGAGGATGGAGAacggggagtgactgctaatgggcacagggtttcttttggggaggtgggtggaaaTGTTTTGGCGCTAAATAGAGGTGGTGGCTGCTCAACACTATGAATGTACTAACATGCCACTGAACTGTTCACTTGAAATGgttactaatttttgtttttgaattgggggctattggggaacagtgtgtttctccaaggcccatctgctccaagtcgttggacttcagtctagttgtggagggcgcagctcagctccaggtccagtcgccattttcaatctttagttgcagagggaacagcccaccgcccatgtgggaattgaaccagcaaccttgttgttaagagctcgcgctctaaccaactgagccatccggccccccctccggaagctcagcggcagcttgttctcttcaatctagttgtcgagggcgcagctccctggcccatgtgggaatcgaaccggcaaccttgttgttcagagctcgtgctctaaccaactgagccatctggccacccgtgGCTAATTTTTTATCACATGAATTTTGCCTCAGTGAGAAAGGGAGAATACGCATTGAGGTGGACCCTTAGGATAGTatgcacttttctgtatttatgttaTACTTAGGAATGAGTTTACTTTCTAAAGGGATTTATTtaagagtttgagaagcactgcctaAAATGTGCACCAACATTGCTTGCATCTGGTTACTCCCAGGGCAGAGCGGGCTGGGCAAGTCCACGATGGTGAACACACTGTTCAAGTCCAAGGTGTGGAAGACCACCCCCCCGAGCCTGGGGGGGCCCATGCTCCAGACACTGCAGCTGCACTCTGTGACCCATGGTAAGTgaacccccaccctcaccttttCCCCCACCTGCCCCATCTGAGTCCAATCTCTGCCCCCACCGCTCTCCACAGTCATCGAGGAGAATGGTGTGAAACTCAAGCTGACATTGACGGACACACCCGGCTTCGGGGACCAGATCAACAACGACAAGTGGTGGGTCTTCTGGAGTGGGGCCGAACCCTAgttgcccctgcccctgcccctccagcctctggGAAACATCCCAGCCCTGGAACAACTTGGCTGTggtatctctgagcctcagtttattcatctgtataatgggttTACGCTACTCTCCCTCCAAGATTGAAGGGCGTCAAGTACGTAAAGGTCTTACCTTGCTGCCTGAGACACattaagcactcaataaaggCTATGGTGTAGCAGGGGTCTCAAGCCCACACTCTAGAGTCAGGACCCCTGGGTTAGACCCTTTTCTAGCTGCATAAACTGGGACTGGTCATGgaagctctctgagccttggtttccttcttTATAGCTTGGGGATGATGACACCCACCGTGCAGAGTTGTTCTAGGCTCTCAATGAGACAgacaccacacaaaaataaaatcaggagTGGCTGAATAATTTGTAGGACCCAGTGTGATGACAATgtggggccccttgttcaaaaatgatCAAGAAATATAAGACCACAACCGCAGAACATTCAGCCAAGTGTGGGCCCTTCTAAGCACAGAGCCCTGTGCTCCATTTGCAGTCTTGTGCAGCCGGCCCTGCACATGGTGCTtgtttgagcacttactatgtgcaagcTCTGTTCTAGACCTCGGGACACAGCAACTAACAAAACAGGAGAACATCGTTGCCTACATGGAATTTACATTGTCACAGGGGTGAGGGACAGGCAATGAAGAGTGAGTCCAAACTCTGTCATCCAAACGGCACCTTCCACAGACCTAAAGGGGTACGAAGCTGTAGGGAGTTGCAATTTTAAGCCGAGTGATCAAGAAAGACCTCCCAGAAAAGGCAGCATTGGGACACAGACTTCCAGGAGATGAGAGAATGAGCTATGTAGACATGTGGGGAAGAGGGggtatgtgcaaaggccctgaggtgggcagGCTGGTGTGGCTGGAAGGGCAGGAGCCATAGGGAGAGGAGGCGAGGGCAGGCAGGAAGCAGCGGTGGGTGGTGTAGGGCTTTGCAGGGCAATGAAAGGGCTTTTCTTCAGCCCGGGAGGCTGAGCAGAAAAGGGATGTGATCTGAGTCCTGCATTTAGAAGGATCTTCTTGGCTGCTGTTGACAATAGCGCACAGAGGGAAGGGGCCCAGGGACAGGAGTGAGGACATCCTTGCCACAATCGGGCAAGTCCATGGTGGTCTGAACCAGGCCAGCAGCAATTTCTCTCGTTTAATGCTCCACCCAACTCCCCAGCAAAGTCAGTGCGCTTATTGCCCCacttcccagacaagatgagGCCTCAGCTCGAGAAtggcagggggctgggggctgggagggagcaTACTCGAGTGCCCCTCAGGTTCTGCAAGACCAGAGGTCCTGCTTCCCAGGTGAACCAGAGCGACTGGTCATCCCCAAGGAAGACCACCCAAAGGACCCAGGAGGCAGGTGGGGCCTCCGGGCACGGTCCTGAGGCCAGGTCCCTCTTCCACCCCAGCTGGGACCCCATCCTGGGCTACATCAATGAACAGTACGAGC encodes:
- the SMIM22 gene encoding small integral membrane protein 22 isoform X1, with the protein product MNQTGNLIVESPLAHVGIEPAAFGVRSTELQQPEPPGRPQQRNLSGYNSTALEGFSEAGCLLIANENFMCNDQRVPHGSTLSQCRFRLGNVPSGNKLLCRESTFSRKTIPCGTQDPAEMDNLEELESTAQEVLGRLKSRHLFQSQWDTAAFVIFLIFVGTVLLLFLLACMHCCCHCCCRCCCHQSSRSRKVRAKQVSPAGRWQETSMGVDNLALDP
- the SMIM22 gene encoding small integral membrane protein 22 isoform X2, whose amino-acid sequence is MNQTGNLIVESPLAHVGIEPAAFGVRSTELQQPEPPGRPQQRNLSGYNSTALEGFSEAGCLLIANENFMCNDQRVPHGSTLSQCRFRLGNVPSGNKLLCRESTFSRKTIPCGTQDPAEMDNLEELESTAQEVLGRLKSRHLFQSQWDTAAFVIFLIFVGTVLLLFLLACMHCCCHCCCRCCCHQSSRSRKVRAKQETSMGVDNLALDP
- the SMIM22 gene encoding small integral membrane protein 22 isoform X3, with translation MNQTGNLIVESPLAHVGIEPAAFGVRSTELQQPEPPGRPQQRNLSGYNSTALEGFSEAGCLLIANENFMCNDQRVPHGSTLSQCRFRLGNVPSGNKLLCRESTFSRKTIPCGTQDPAEMDNLEELESTAQEVLGRLKSRHLFQSQWDTAAFVIFLIFVGTVLLLFLLACMHCCCHCCCRCCCHQSSRSRKETSMGVDNLALDP